The nucleotide window GCCATGTCAGATAATTaatctattattttatttacactATTTGCTTCATCTTAAGATGCCCATGCCCTTGCTCCTTGGCATCATTAAAACAGTGGGAACTTTggggaaataaagggaaaacCTGACTGTTTAGAGGGATCAGTAAATGACTTGGTGAcacagtaaataaataatttgtttaGAAATCAGTAGTTTTAAAACAAGTGTGCATTGTGCAGTTAAAAGTTCTAAACATCTTATGAAATGCAAGAAGTTTGTGCAGTATCAAATTGCCATAAGAATGCTAAGGTTATTTCAAGTATATCACTTAAACAGTGTTTCCAGAGTCTTATATACTTAATTGTTCCACCAGCTTCACTGGAGGAGGTTCCAGTTTTCGGGAAAGTGCAGTTAAGATCCGGCTGAATTTCTCATATCTCTCACTTTGATTAACTTGTGCTCCTTTGCTGCCCCAGAGCAATCTCATTTGGAATTCTGTCTTGAAGATTTCACTCAGCTCTTCATCTGGCTGGAAACCTAGTAGGTAAAAAGAATCCCACAGTATCACCATCAGgcaaatttttttattctgtagaAATGGCTTTTAAACTGTCTTCTCTCCAAATAAGCCGTAGTGCACTGGGTTCTGTTTGCACAATTATTTTAACAAGCTCGTAAAACAGTGAAAAACCTTTCCAGCTTAGACATTCTAGTAACAATGATGGCTCTAAGGACACTGGGATAGGCTAGCCTTGCTCAATTCTGATGTCTAGAATTCTCAGTGTAGTCAGACCTTAAATAGAATTACTGATGTATACATGCTGCCTGCAGAAATTCCTCTATTTCTCCCCACTCCCTTAACTTTTGCCCTGCAAGTCTGAACAATCAAGTCACATAGTTAacatgctgctgctttctggccATAAGTGGTCACAATCTCAGTGCTGAAACTTGCACTCTTGTAAAGACTCTTAGGGTGGTTTTTTAATTGTAATAAGCAGAGTAGGAATTTTATATTGTACAGAAGACAGGAAGTTATCCTCAGTCTGTACTGTACTGCTGTTCAGTTGCCAGAAGGGTCAACATATTGAGTCATGAGAACTTAGAGTATGTTTAGCAAAAATGCTTGCTGAAGAGCTGTAGTGATGAGTCATTTACTGTCTGcttttaaacaatattaatGTTGTCCTCAGACTGAATTTCCTGCAGGACATTTACTGCTCTCTCAGCTCCTGCCAAAGAGAGAAGAATTTCTCTCTCTTACACCCAGGGGCCCCCCTGGGTGGGCAGgcacccagccccaggggtgTGGCAGTGCAGCAGTCTCGTAccttgcagcagctgctctgccctcaggCGGAAGGTCTCGGCGTGCTGGGCGAGCAGGCGGGCTGTGCCCAAGTGCCTGAGCATTATTTCACCACTCTGGTCGCTGCTTTCCCACAGCTCCATGCCTTCAAAAACAACAGCTTGGCGCTCCATCAGGGTAACAAGAGGCATCAGCAGTGGCACTGTTATATTGTTCTGTGGAGCACTGATAGTTTCTGGAATAGAGCAATGATCATACATCTCGTATCATCAGACATTACTGTTAATTGAAGAAGGTATTGTAACTGCAGTGtccttttttaatttggaaactACTATTTGTCTTCCATCTTTCAAATCGAGGACAAATAGCCTTCAAAAACCTTACCTTAAATATATCTGTCATACCAAGTTGCAGTGAACTGGCTGGGGAAGAAGACCAACACCACTTGGTGTTGGAAAGCTGCATTTGCTACAGGGGAAAGTCCTGCTGAATTACTAGACAGTGGCAtagattttaaacattttcaaaactgGTCATTCCAATAAAAAGTATCCAAGCAGCTAAAAAGTCTTCACTGTCTACCTGTTCTCTTGGAGAAATgttcagagaaattattttctctgcctTGCATCCCTCTAGAAACTAGAGCTATAGTGATTCTGGCACGGGGGCACCTAATCTGACCAGAATTACCTAacccattatttttatttgaggATTCATCCTCTGATCTAACAGAAAAGCAGATAAGAAGCAAAATCTGCCACAGgagagattattttttcccatttttttggcAAGATGACGTAATATGTCAGTTTCTACTTGACACAGAGGAAGTAGGGATGTGGGAAGAATGTTATATCCTGCAGGGATACAGGCAACACAAACACATCCTGATATTTGGCTGGCAGACTCTCTGCTTCTCTTCACAATCATAAGGCATTATACAAGTTTCCATAATTGTAAGGTACAATGCACAGCTATGGAAAGAGCAGCTGCCTTATctccccacagaggaaatcagTAAGGAGAGGCTTAAAATGCCAAACAGAAACCCATGTCACTCATACTCACTTGTCCACTCATCTTGTCCTTCATGCAAAGCTTTGCAAGATGGTTTCAGCTGTTTTTCATACATAATGGCAGTCTGGGTATAACAGTGTCTTAGAGCCGTCCAGGTTTGTTCTAATCTACTGACCTGTTCATGCAAAATAGAGAACACCCATTACTGGGTCCACAGCAGGAAAAGTACACTCTAGTCACAAAGTCATAGAATAGTCATGAAGACTATTCTGATGTTCTCTCTAGTCTTGAAGAAATTgctcaaattaaattaaataagcCACCAAAACCCTCCACATTTTAGAACATAAAGAGAAACAGATTTTTACCTGTGGCATTTCCAGTGCTTTCATAATAGCAGAAAATCCATATAAATCTCCTAGTGACTCCTTCAACTCCACAGCAACTTGGATGATCCTGTTTAATGTTGCTGCTCGGTCTTCTACATTTCCTGTGCAACCCAAGATGTCAACAGCTATTCCTATTGCCATGGTATTGTGCCTGGAAGTAAAACAATTCATGCAACCAATTACAAATTATTAAATTTACATGTGTTCTAAGATCAGTTCAAAGGTGAATTTTTATCTTGGCATGCCCAGCAAACTCAGTCTTAGCAATATCTTTGCACCAAAGCCAGTAATGACATATAGAATAAACAGACACAGGCTTTCAACtaacattttaataaattctCCTGAGATGCTACTAACTATGCGAAATTCTGCTCAAGCACTAAATGAATGAACACTTCTGGGCAAATTGCCCCAGTTCCCTTTATCCTCCACATTCAAATCCTGTGACCCCCGCCCCCAATATCTTAGCAATCAAACTACTAAAATATGAAGCAGAGAATGTAGATCAGAATACCCTAAGTGTTCCCCCTTACTTGTGCAGAGGTTTTTCAGAAACCTTTGGTaataattttttactttattaGATCCACTAGCCACTTGCCACATGCAGAAGGATACTGCCTTTCAGTCTCCTCCACACACACTTACATGCTCAGATAAATTATAGGTCTCCTGAATTTTAGTTTCCTTCAGCTTGTAAAGGAGAGCTGATGGCATTCAGCTGTTCCTGCTTTCAAcacctttcccctttccctgtaCTACATGGGACAGTTGCCTTATGACCTTAAGGAATCCTTTCCTAATCAGAACGAAGGTACATACCATCCCAGTAAATAATCTGTACCTGTGAATTCAGGAAACATGCAGGAGAGCATTCTTGAAGGAAATGAGGACAGCACAGCCACGCTTTGAGCTTCTGGCCACCTGCCCTGGCAATGAGGAACAGGAACATTTACCTCTCAATCAGGTCAAGGCGCAGCTGATGTCCATAAGGCAAGGTGATGAGTTCAAGACCAGAGTTCCCTCCCATGTTCCTCCTCATCTCTTCAGAAACTTCTACTATCCTTGCCACCTGTGAAGTGCAAAAAACTCTGCATGTTAAAactaacattaaaaaaaccccaaaaaactagACACAGAGAAGTTCTCCACATAAGTGCATGGCATACAGAGCTAAGTGTACAGCATGCAACACGGTAATACAGGCATCAGAGAAAAGCTTTAACCTATGCATGTTCAGTGCCTTGCACAAAAAAGCCaaggaaatacttttttaaatgATACAGCCATCAGAAAACATCAAAGGTGTAACCACAATGCTTTATCAAACTCCATCCTCTGCTTCCAGAAAGGGATTACTGTGCAGGTTCCAGGAAATGCAGTGCACTCTGAGCCTGATTCTTGTCAGAGAGGCACTGCTCTTTGTCTTAAGGACTTAGACACTTGctttgcctttttcctttctaaaaaaaCTACTGCTCAGAACATTTTGGTTACACCACAGGATGCTAAAAGATGAATTAGGTTCATATAAGTTCATAAAGATGAATTAGAAAAAGGACTAAGGAGGACACAATGTTGAGTGGCTAAGGAAGTTAGTGTGTGAAAGCTGACACCCTTACCAATTTGTCTTTGCCTTTTAAACAGATTGTATTAGCTACTGGTTATCTTAATAGCAATTATAATTGCTAATAATAAGCAAAACCACATGAATATGATGGTGTAGGATTATCTGCTGGTTTAAGGTCTGTATGTTAACATATTTACTAGCCAATCTGCCTGCAATATTCTGGTTATCACCCATCAGCAGGCTTTTTTGGCTgtgaaaaaatgaaagcaatctGGGCTGCACAACGAGCCTCACCAGTACAAAACAGCACTGTAGAAAAACCTGTTTCACTTCTAGAGAAGCAGGAGTGATGTGAGCCCCTGGAGACACTGGTTGCTAGTCCATCACAGGTATGCAAGTGGCCAACACTCACCTCATCACTTACTATATGGGGGATGCTTTATTTGAAATGTCATTATTTAAAAGACAAACTGAACTACTGATGACACACAGGATACATGAACTTTAGCCTGGGATCTCAGTACAAAGCATTCATTCTGGCCCAATTCACAGGCCAGTCTCATTGCATCATGCAGTTCTTATCAGAGCAGTCTATGCAACAAGGTGCCAGTAAATGACAGGCATTGGCTCAGCACTTGGAGGTGAACATCAAACAGACTTCTCTACCTGTCCCAGCTAGTTACTGTTCCTGCTCCAAAATCCAAAAATCTGTTTATGCAAAGCCCTCCAATGACTCTTAATTAATTCCAGCAGGTTACTTGCAAAGTTTACAATATTTAAAGCAAGGAGTCTAATGATGACCTAATTGAatattatatacatacatataaacTCACTACTTCTCTAAGGCATCCATATCCTGTGCCTTTAGGCAACATACTCTTTAACAATATATTAAAGATAAATTTGGGTGGGCGTGCTGAAGggaaaagtgaattttaaaactaaaatgtTAGAGAATGCTGTTAATACTCTTGGAACCACAGTAAAGAAACCTCAATCTACCACTTCTGAGAAGAGTGAGGAGTTGTGGAGCTGAGTTTTTCTGAGTCACCTTGCCTGCATGAAGCCTCACTTAGCAACAGCCAACAGTGCTACTGAGGAAGACAAGAGCTGTGTTTGCTGTTGGCAGgcccccagcagctggcaggactctcacactcagctgctccagggaactgTCCCCTCCTCAGATCTTCAtcagtgcagcagctccagcagagtgCTACTGATGTACTTCTTCTGGAGCATCACCACTCCCACTTCCCTTCCTGCCTGAAATGGAGTTGCCCAGTAAGTAGCCACGTGTTTCGCTTCTCAAACTCTTCTTAAAAAGACTAAAACTGCCAAAGCCCAACAAAGCTTGGGGGTTAGATACCCACCACAGCATTTGGTTCCTgtagctgctctgcagcacgtACAGCACTCAGTCCCGCCAGCAAAGTAATGCAGATTTAACTGCAGTTACATTGCTTTAATTACATCAAGTCATCATCTCATTAGGAGATGATTCTCCTGTCTTTCTGATCCATTAGCTGATCtcctggcagctgaccaaagtCTACAATGTGAAAAACagttctttgtggttttttacaTCTTTCTCAGCAGTTGCACTAGCACAGTTCTCTCACAGGAGACAAGAGCACAAGTCCTGATAGCTTTTTTCCCACACCACGTGCCCAGCTGTAAGAGAGGAACTCAGACAAAGATTAGAAGAGCAGCTGGTTTTAgaagttaaatatttaattccaCTGAACGTTGTATATAATGACCATGTGGCAATCAGGTAATGTCTGCATGCTCTTTGCCCTAACCAGCTATTTCCTGTTGTGAGCAGTTCTCCCCACAGTGctttgcagcacagagagctcttCCTCCAATACAGGAGAAAGGCTGAATCACAGGTTTGCAGCAACCAATAGGAGATTTAAAAGACATATGGAACTTCAAGAACTTGAGTCTAAAGTCAAACATGATGAGAGAGCTTTAGTCCAAAGAATTTGTGAATATTCTTATTCTtcaaatggaaaacaaacaccCTAAAAATTCCTGCAAGCAATACAAACAATATATTAGCTGCACATCTACCCATTATTCTTTTCAAGTCAGTTCTTTAAAAAGTCTAAACTGGcacaatataaaataaaacacatgggttttttttttaccttgcaGTCCATTCTAAGAATATGCTGTGCAATAATCTTTGGGTTGTTGTTGGTGAAGAGCTCCTTAACTCTTCTTAACATGGATGTTTCCAATGGCTTGTTTTCAGGAGGAAGTAGTTTGGATTCAAAATCATTCGGTTTAAAACTAGACACTGTCTCATAAACAGGAGCAGAAAAGATGCTGTCTTCTTCAGCCATCTGAGCTGGAGCTTCTAAAGGATCTGCAGGGTTCATTGCAGGATCATCATCAAGGATCAAATAGCTTGTTTCAGAGTTCCTGAATGTTGCCCTCTCCTTTTGTGTCAGATGTTCCACATAGCTGTTTTTCTGACACAAGGGTTGTTTTGCTGCTGTAGGATGTCTGGCAGGGTTTAGTTCACAGTAGTGTCCTTCAGAGCTGTGGGAAGCCAAAGGAGAATCTGGGGGCTTCATCAGGGGGGCTTTGCTGGGTTTAGGTGGAGGCTTTGGACAGAGCTGACTGTCTGATCCTCTAAGAGCCTCCCCTAGCTGTGACTCTGAGATGACTTTCTGAACAACTGTGGGGCTCAGAGATGGTTCACTGCCTGTTCTAAATGCAGGTGAGCTTGGACAGGAGTTTGCATCTGCTTCAGGTAATTGAGATGGATGTCTTGAACCTGCAGGGGAAAACAGCTTTTTAGAAGGCCAAAATACATACAATTCCTGGTGCCCGTGCCAGGGTTCATCTCCTAATGCTATATCCTGAGGATAATATTGACAGATCATGTCAATTATTTGCTGGTGAAATTGTGTATTTTGAGGAATGACCTAGCCAGCAAATTCCATTCACTTGCTgatcctcccaaaatcccaaatacaTGGAACAGCTGCACCATAGTATTATTCTGTGGTAATGCTG belongs to Haemorhous mexicanus isolate bHaeMex1 chromosome 9, bHaeMex1.pri, whole genome shotgun sequence and includes:
- the BCAR3 gene encoding breast cancer anti-estrogen resistance protein 3 isoform X1; this encodes MKYLPISNWLAQLGLAEYCTLFEQYDGIEDLFHLTEVDLRKLGIENQGHRTHLISNILLLQEVKQKREPKMIAAGKFSSLPRNGPVNHQFSLASSMDLLTTKPSPAEHRSNSFQGISIHGTLPRKKRGTVPSRSCDMFSHMGTLPYTRAWQQPPFGQDVIEEYPPENGKSSDLRARDPNVLDPTLEYVKFSRERQVMDNSPEKLKKELEEELQLSSEDLRSHAWYHGRIPRQVAEGLVQRDGDFLIRDSLSSPGNFVLTCQWKNTPQHFKINKTVLRLNEAYCRVQYQFELESFDTIPGLVRCYVGNRTPISKQSGAIIFQPINRTVPLRCLEEKYGVTAVQQKEPSTPGGKTESAKRLSLGISSMQSPEQSIPRGNLLRNKEKSGSQPASLDHVLEKRFPLKAHQSESYLLIGSRHPSQLPEADANSCPSSPAFRTGSEPSLSPTVVQKVISESQLGEALRGSDSQLCPKPPPKPSKAPLMKPPDSPLASHSSEGHYCELNPARHPTAAKQPLCQKNSYVEHLTQKERATFRNSETSYLILDDDPAMNPADPLEAPAQMAEEDSIFSAPVYETVSSFKPNDFESKLLPPENKPLETSMLRRVKELFTNNNPKIIAQHILRMDCKVARIVEVSEEMRRNMGGNSGLELITLPYGHQLRLDLIERHNTMAIGIAVDILGCTGNVEDRAATLNRIIQVAVELKESLGDLYGFSAIMKALEMPQVSRLEQTWTALRHCYTQTAIMYEKQLKPSCKALHEGQDEWTKTISAPQNNITVPLLMPLVTLMERQAVVFEGMELWESSDQSGEIMLRHLGTARLLAQHAETFRLRAEQLLQGFQPDEELSEIFKTEFQMRLLWGSKGAQVNQSERYEKFSRILTALSRKLEPPPVKLVEQLSI
- the BCAR3 gene encoding breast cancer anti-estrogen resistance protein 3 isoform X2; translation: MIAAGKFSSLPRNGPVNHQFSLASSMDLLTTKPSPAEHRSNSFQGISIHGTLPRKKRGTVPSRSCDMFSHMGTLPYTRAWQQPPFGQDVIEEYPPENGKSSDLRARDPNVLDPTLEYVKFSRERQVMDNSPEKLKKELEEELQLSSEDLRSHAWYHGRIPRQVAEGLVQRDGDFLIRDSLSSPGNFVLTCQWKNTPQHFKINKTVLRLNEAYCRVQYQFELESFDTIPGLVRCYVGNRTPISKQSGAIIFQPINRTVPLRCLEEKYGVTAVQQKEPSTPGGKTESAKRLSLGISSMQSPEQSIPRGNLLRNKEKSGSQPASLDHVLEKRFPLKAHQSESYLLIGSRHPSQLPEADANSCPSSPAFRTGSEPSLSPTVVQKVISESQLGEALRGSDSQLCPKPPPKPSKAPLMKPPDSPLASHSSEGHYCELNPARHPTAAKQPLCQKNSYVEHLTQKERATFRNSETSYLILDDDPAMNPADPLEAPAQMAEEDSIFSAPVYETVSSFKPNDFESKLLPPENKPLETSMLRRVKELFTNNNPKIIAQHILRMDCKVARIVEVSEEMRRNMGGNSGLELITLPYGHQLRLDLIERHNTMAIGIAVDILGCTGNVEDRAATLNRIIQVAVELKESLGDLYGFSAIMKALEMPQVSRLEQTWTALRHCYTQTAIMYEKQLKPSCKALHEGQDEWTKTISAPQNNITVPLLMPLVTLMERQAVVFEGMELWESSDQSGEIMLRHLGTARLLAQHAETFRLRAEQLLQGFQPDEELSEIFKTEFQMRLLWGSKGAQVNQSERYEKFSRILTALSRKLEPPPVKLVEQLSI
- the BCAR3 gene encoding breast cancer anti-estrogen resistance protein 3 isoform X5 yields the protein MDNSPEKLKKELEEELQLSSEDLRSHAWYHGRIPRQVAEGLVQRDGDFLIRDSLSSPGNFVLTCQWKNTPQHFKINKTVLRLNEAYCRVQYQFELESFDTIPGLVRCYVGNRTPISKQSGAIIFQPINRTVPLRCLEEKYGVTAVQQKEPSTPGGKTESAKRLSLGISSMQSPEQSIPRGNLLRNKEKSGSQPASLDHVLEKRFPLKAHQSESYLLIGSRHPSQLPEADANSCPSSPAFRTGSEPSLSPTVVQKVISESQLGEALRGSDSQLCPKPPPKPSKAPLMKPPDSPLASHSSEGHYCELNPARHPTAAKQPLCQKNSYVEHLTQKERATFRNSETSYLILDDDPAMNPADPLEAPAQMAEEDSIFSAPVYETVSSFKPNDFESKLLPPENKPLETSMLRRVKELFTNNNPKIIAQHILRMDCKVARIVEVSEEMRRNMGGNSGLELITLPYGHQLRLDLIERHNTMAIGIAVDILGCTGNVEDRAATLNRIIQVAVELKESLGDLYGFSAIMKALEMPQVSRLEQTWTALRHCYTQTAIMYEKQLKPSCKALHEGQDEWTKTISAPQNNITVPLLMPLVTLMERQAVVFEGMELWESSDQSGEIMLRHLGTARLLAQHAETFRLRAEQLLQGFQPDEELSEIFKTEFQMRLLWGSKGAQVNQSERYEKFSRILTALSRKLEPPPVKLVEQLSI
- the BCAR3 gene encoding breast cancer anti-estrogen resistance protein 3 isoform X3, which produces MPKDYNVFQMLIAALCCFYHRKSIIRVKFSRERQVMDNSPEKLKKELEEELQLSSEDLRSHAWYHGRIPRQVAEGLVQRDGDFLIRDSLSSPGNFVLTCQWKNTPQHFKINKTVLRLNEAYCRVQYQFELESFDTIPGLVRCYVGNRTPISKQSGAIIFQPINRTVPLRCLEEKYGVTAVQQKEPSTPGGKTESAKRLSLGISSMQSPEQSIPRGNLLRNKEKSGSQPASLDHVLEKRFPLKAHQSESYLLIGSRHPSQLPEADANSCPSSPAFRTGSEPSLSPTVVQKVISESQLGEALRGSDSQLCPKPPPKPSKAPLMKPPDSPLASHSSEGHYCELNPARHPTAAKQPLCQKNSYVEHLTQKERATFRNSETSYLILDDDPAMNPADPLEAPAQMAEEDSIFSAPVYETVSSFKPNDFESKLLPPENKPLETSMLRRVKELFTNNNPKIIAQHILRMDCKVARIVEVSEEMRRNMGGNSGLELITLPYGHQLRLDLIERHNTMAIGIAVDILGCTGNVEDRAATLNRIIQVAVELKESLGDLYGFSAIMKALEMPQVSRLEQTWTALRHCYTQTAIMYEKQLKPSCKALHEGQDEWTKTISAPQNNITVPLLMPLVTLMERQAVVFEGMELWESSDQSGEIMLRHLGTARLLAQHAETFRLRAEQLLQGFQPDEELSEIFKTEFQMRLLWGSKGAQVNQSERYEKFSRILTALSRKLEPPPVKLVEQLSI
- the BCAR3 gene encoding breast cancer anti-estrogen resistance protein 3 isoform X4; translated protein: MLGFANTVWRAKPSQPAESSTCIPVQFSRERQVMDNSPEKLKKELEEELQLSSEDLRSHAWYHGRIPRQVAEGLVQRDGDFLIRDSLSSPGNFVLTCQWKNTPQHFKINKTVLRLNEAYCRVQYQFELESFDTIPGLVRCYVGNRTPISKQSGAIIFQPINRTVPLRCLEEKYGVTAVQQKEPSTPGGKTESAKRLSLGISSMQSPEQSIPRGNLLRNKEKSGSQPASLDHVLEKRFPLKAHQSESYLLIGSRHPSQLPEADANSCPSSPAFRTGSEPSLSPTVVQKVISESQLGEALRGSDSQLCPKPPPKPSKAPLMKPPDSPLASHSSEGHYCELNPARHPTAAKQPLCQKNSYVEHLTQKERATFRNSETSYLILDDDPAMNPADPLEAPAQMAEEDSIFSAPVYETVSSFKPNDFESKLLPPENKPLETSMLRRVKELFTNNNPKIIAQHILRMDCKVARIVEVSEEMRRNMGGNSGLELITLPYGHQLRLDLIERHNTMAIGIAVDILGCTGNVEDRAATLNRIIQVAVELKESLGDLYGFSAIMKALEMPQVSRLEQTWTALRHCYTQTAIMYEKQLKPSCKALHEGQDEWTKTISAPQNNITVPLLMPLVTLMERQAVVFEGMELWESSDQSGEIMLRHLGTARLLAQHAETFRLRAEQLLQGFQPDEELSEIFKTEFQMRLLWGSKGAQVNQSERYEKFSRILTALSRKLEPPPVKLVEQLSI